Proteins encoded within one genomic window of Acidimicrobiales bacterium:
- a CDS encoding SAM-dependent methyltransferase, translated as MTININPVGYVRGGRSEAIDDHWGEVEAVIELDPLQFDRDVTAGLADFSHLEVVYVFHLVDEAKIETRARHPRNNPEWPLVGIFAQRAKGRPNRIGVTTCEIVAVDGLRITVRGLDAIDGTPVVDLKPYMTEFAPRSDVREPGWAHELMAGYW; from the coding sequence GTGACGATCAACATCAACCCCGTCGGCTACGTACGCGGTGGGCGGAGCGAGGCGATCGACGACCACTGGGGCGAGGTCGAAGCCGTCATCGAACTCGACCCGCTGCAGTTCGATCGCGACGTGACCGCCGGGTTGGCCGACTTCAGCCACCTCGAGGTCGTGTACGTGTTCCACCTCGTGGACGAGGCGAAGATCGAGACGCGGGCGCGTCACCCGCGTAACAACCCCGAGTGGCCGCTCGTCGGCATCTTCGCCCAGCGCGCCAAGGGCCGGCCCAACCGCATCGGCGTGACCACGTGCGAGATCGTCGCCGTGGACGGGTTGCGTATCACGGTGCGCGGCCTCGACGCCATCGACGGCACACCCGTCGTCGACCTCAAGCCCTACATGACCGAGTTTGCGCCCCGCTCCGACGTGCGCGAGCCCGGGTGGGCCCACGAGCTCATGGCGGGTTACTGGTAG
- the egtD gene encoding L-histidine N(alpha)-methyltransferase: protein MRIEVFLDSAASAAALRNDVVTGLTASPKTLSPTWFYDARGCELYDAITKLAEYYPFRAEREILSTRAKDIVLAAQPDTLVELGSGNSEKSRLLLDAMVMPATYVPFDVAEATLRDTAAALVEEYPGLDIHGIVGDFGHDLVHLPTGGRRMIALLGSTIGNLDPAGRAAMLATLRNGMAAGDTFLLGTDLVKDRARLVAAYDDAAGVTAAFNVNVLSHLNRELHANFDVDGFVHRAVFDEEHQWIEMHLVSRRDQSVRIADVDLDVSFAEGEALRTEISSKFTPGGVAEELRNAGLSVVDQWTDDAGDFLLTLAGVDG, encoded by the coding sequence ATGCGGATAGAGGTGTTCCTCGACTCGGCCGCGTCGGCTGCCGCGCTCCGAAACGACGTCGTGACCGGACTGACGGCGTCGCCCAAGACGCTGTCTCCCACGTGGTTCTACGACGCCCGGGGCTGCGAGCTGTACGACGCGATCACCAAGTTGGCCGAGTACTACCCGTTCCGGGCGGAGCGGGAGATCCTGAGCACCCGGGCCAAGGACATAGTGCTGGCGGCCCAGCCCGACACCCTGGTGGAGCTCGGGTCCGGCAACTCGGAGAAGTCGCGACTGCTGCTCGACGCCATGGTGATGCCCGCCACGTACGTGCCCTTCGACGTCGCCGAGGCCACGCTGCGCGACACGGCCGCGGCGCTCGTCGAGGAGTATCCCGGCCTCGACATCCACGGCATCGTCGGCGACTTCGGCCACGACCTCGTCCACCTGCCGACGGGCGGGCGGCGCATGATCGCGTTGCTGGGCTCGACCATCGGCAACCTGGATCCGGCGGGGCGCGCCGCGATGCTCGCCACGCTGCGCAACGGCATGGCCGCGGGCGACACGTTCCTGCTCGGCACCGACCTGGTCAAGGATCGGGCCCGCTTGGTCGCCGCCTACGACGACGCCGCCGGCGTCACCGCCGCGTTCAACGTGAACGTGCTCTCGCACCTCAACCGCGAGCTGCACGCCAACTTCGACGTCGACGGGTTCGTCCACCGCGCCGTGTTCGACGAGGAGCACCAGTGGATCGAGATGCACCTCGTGTCGCGGCGCGACCAGTCGGTGCGGATCGCCGATGTCGACCTCGACGTGTCCTTCGCCGAGGGTGAAGCGCTGCGCACCGAGATTTCGTCCAAGTTCACGCCCGGCGGTGTCGCCGAGGAATTGCGTAACGCCGGCCTGTCGGTCGTGGACCAATGGACCGATGACGCAGGCGACTTTCTCTTGACATTGGCGGGAGTGGACGGATGA
- the egtB gene encoding ergothioneine biosynthesis protein EgtB, whose amino-acid sequence MTELDYDAVRKLTEQLAEPLSAEDQTVQSMPDVSPTKWHRAHTTWFFETFLLTPSLRNYRPFDPNYRYLFNSYYEAVGPRHARNERGLLTRPGAREIGDYRHHVDDNMHVLLDRDDAPRDLVTLGLHHEQQHQELIVMDIKHVLSVNPTQPHYGKARWWDQPIDRSKAGTWTAHEGGVVDIGFDGDGFCFDNETPRHEALLQPFEISESLVSCGEWKAFMDDGGYARPELWMSDGWACVKEHGWDSPLYWWHEGDDWWTFTMGGPLAVRDDEPVVHVSWYEADAFARWSGARLPTEFEWEHAAPKKVPARSGLDLKCLHPTADEWYGSVWQWTASSYTAYPGFAPAEGAVGEYNGKFMVNQEVLKGSCCATPKGHARPTYRNFFGPHCRWAFSGVRLAR is encoded by the coding sequence ATGACCGAACTCGACTACGACGCCGTCCGCAAGCTGACCGAGCAACTGGCCGAACCGCTGTCGGCCGAGGACCAGACCGTCCAGTCGATGCCCGACGTGTCGCCCACAAAGTGGCACCGGGCCCACACCACGTGGTTCTTCGAGACGTTCCTCCTCACGCCGTCGTTGCGCAACTACCGACCGTTCGACCCGAACTACCGGTACCTGTTCAACTCGTATTACGAGGCCGTCGGTCCGCGTCACGCCCGCAACGAGCGTGGCCTGCTGACGCGTCCGGGCGCCAGGGAGATCGGCGACTACCGGCACCACGTCGACGACAACATGCACGTCCTGTTGGATCGCGACGACGCGCCGCGTGACCTCGTGACCCTCGGCCTCCATCACGAGCAGCAGCACCAGGAGCTGATCGTGATGGACATCAAGCACGTGCTCTCGGTCAACCCGACGCAGCCGCACTACGGCAAGGCGCGGTGGTGGGACCAGCCCATCGACCGCTCGAAAGCGGGCACGTGGACCGCGCACGAGGGCGGCGTCGTCGACATCGGGTTCGACGGCGACGGGTTCTGTTTCGACAACGAGACGCCGCGCCACGAAGCCCTGCTACAGCCCTTCGAGATCAGCGAATCGCTCGTGTCGTGTGGCGAGTGGAAGGCGTTCATGGACGACGGCGGCTACGCGCGCCCGGAGTTGTGGATGTCCGACGGCTGGGCCTGCGTCAAGGAACACGGATGGGACTCGCCGCTGTACTGGTGGCACGAGGGCGACGACTGGTGGACCTTCACCATGGGGGGTCCGCTGGCCGTGCGCGACGACGAACCCGTCGTGCACGTGAGTTGGTACGAGGCCGACGCCTTCGCCCGGTGGTCCGGCGCCCGCCTGCCGACCGAGTTCGAGTGGGAGCATGCCGCGCCGAAGAAGGTGCCGGCGCGATCAGGACTCGACCTCAAGTGCCTGCACCCCACCGCGGACGAGTGGTACGGCTCGGTGTGGCAGTGGACGGCGTCGTCGTATACCGCTTATCCCGGCTTCGCCCCGGCCGAGGGCGCCGTCGGTGAGTACAACGGCAAGTTCATGGTCAACCAGGAGGTGCTGAAGGGATCCTGCTGCGCCACGCCTAAGGGCCACGCCCGCCCGACGTACCGCAACTTCTTCGGCCCCCACTGCCGCTGGGCCTTCAGTGGCGTGCGCCTGGCGCGCTGA
- the lipA gene encoding lipoyl synthase, with protein sequence MRARWLGRVPYEECLALMRGLWEHDETDALLLVEHPPTYTLGVRTDPANILVSPESVGAACVRADRGGDVTFHGPGQLVGYPIMNVAMGTGAIPNHVHWIEQVLIDVLGEFGLAASRFDGYPGVWVGVADFAPTHPPDLFGPAYGGPRKIAAIGVRVSRGRSMHGFALNVHTDLSWFDHIVPCGIAEFPVTTMAAEGVDVSLREVADAVVRRVGATDRADVAWQHRPDDLAAFSRAHAEGSSAPVRLLGRLNAAGVDTTTALPVDQRKPSWLRVKADFGPEYQALRKTLRDRSLVTVCEEAGCPNIYECWNDGTATFMINGSRCTRACGFCLVDTRKPEPLDADEPRRVAEATVELGLKHVVITCVARDDLADGGAGAFAATIAAVRAASPGTNVEVLISDCKGDAASLQTIFDARPDVLNHNLETVARLQRAVRPSAGYARSLAVLARAKKAGLMTKSGVMVGLGETHDEVMGALRDLRGVGVDVVTVGQYLRPTAHHLPVARWWTPEEFATLRAEAEQLGFAHVECSPLTRSSYHARSAADAAMVVAR encoded by the coding sequence GTGCGGGCGCGCTGGCTCGGTCGCGTTCCCTACGAGGAATGCCTCGCGCTCATGCGCGGGTTGTGGGAGCACGACGAAACCGACGCGCTGCTGCTGGTCGAGCACCCACCGACCTACACGCTTGGCGTGCGGACCGACCCGGCGAACATCCTGGTCTCGCCCGAGTCGGTGGGGGCGGCGTGCGTGCGCGCCGACCGCGGCGGTGATGTCACCTTCCACGGCCCGGGCCAGCTGGTGGGCTATCCGATCATGAACGTGGCGATGGGCACCGGCGCCATCCCGAACCACGTCCACTGGATCGAGCAGGTCCTCATCGACGTGCTGGGTGAGTTCGGCCTCGCGGCCTCGCGCTTCGACGGCTATCCCGGCGTGTGGGTCGGCGTCGCCGACTTCGCGCCCACCCACCCGCCCGATCTCTTCGGGCCGGCCTACGGCGGGCCCCGCAAGATCGCCGCGATCGGCGTGCGCGTGAGTCGCGGTCGCAGCATGCACGGCTTCGCCCTGAACGTGCACACCGACCTGTCGTGGTTCGATCACATCGTGCCCTGCGGCATCGCGGAGTTCCCGGTGACGACGATGGCCGCCGAGGGCGTCGACGTGTCGTTGCGCGAGGTCGCCGACGCCGTCGTGCGCCGGGTCGGCGCCACCGACCGCGCGGATGTCGCCTGGCAGCACAGGCCCGACGACCTTGCGGCGTTCAGCCGCGCCCATGCGGAGGGGTCGAGCGCGCCGGTGCGGTTGCTCGGGCGGCTCAACGCCGCGGGCGTCGACACCACCACGGCGCTACCCGTCGACCAGCGCAAGCCGTCCTGGCTGCGAGTGAAGGCCGACTTCGGACCGGAGTACCAGGCGCTGCGCAAGACGCTGCGCGACCGCTCGCTGGTGACGGTGTGCGAGGAGGCGGGGTGCCCGAACATTTACGAGTGCTGGAACGACGGCACCGCCACGTTCATGATCAACGGGTCGCGCTGCACCCGCGCGTGCGGCTTCTGCCTCGTCGACACGCGCAAGCCCGAACCGCTCGACGCCGACGAACCGCGGCGGGTCGCGGAGGCAACCGTCGAGTTGGGCCTCAAGCACGTCGTGATTACGTGCGTGGCGCGCGACGATCTCGCCGACGGAGGAGCAGGCGCGTTCGCCGCCACGATCGCCGCGGTGCGCGCCGCGTCACCCGGCACCAACGTCGAGGTGCTGATCTCGGACTGCAAGGGCGACGCCGCCTCGCTGCAGACGATCTTCGACGCCCGACCCGACGTGTTGAACCACAACCTCGAGACGGTCGCCCGCCTGCAACGCGCCGTGCGCCCGTCCGCCGGCTACGCCCGCAGTTTGGCGGTCCTGGCCCGGGCGAAGAAGGCTGGGCTGATGACCAAGTCCGGTGTGATGGTCGGCCTGGGCGAAACCCACGACGAAGTGATGGGTGCGCTGCGCGACCTGCGCGGCGTCGGCGTCGACGTCGTCACTGTCGGCCAGTACCTGCGACCGACGGCGCACCATCTGCCCGTGGCGCGCTGGTGGACGCCCGAAGAGTTCGCCACGCTGCGCGCCGAGGCCGAACAACTCGGCTTCGCCCACGTCGAGTGCTCGCCGCTCACGCGCTCGAGCTACCACGCCCGTTCGGCCGCCGACGCCGCGATGGTGGTGGCGCGATGA
- the metH gene encoding methionine synthase: MPDYLAAVHDRVIVFDGATGTNLHARDLTIDDYGGPQFEGCPEILNVTRPDVIRDLHASFLDVGCDVVETNSFGAFSTVLTEYGIPERAYELSHLAATLAREVADSYDGERFVAGSLGPGTKMATLGWISFAELRDAYEVAARGLIDGGADLIIIETCQDLLQVKAAMIGARRAMKAVGRAVPIQAQVTIETTGRMLLGTEIGAALAAIGPMRPDVFGLNCATGPKEMHEHLRHLSHYSPFPISCVPNAGLPSIVDGQTHYDLTPEQLADAHAHNVTELGITVVGGCCGTTPAHLKAVVDRVRGLTPPTRTPIVEPSVSSLFSAVPLRQETSYLVIGERTNANGSKAFRDALLAEDYDTCESMARDQVKEGSHAIDVCVDYVGRDGVPDMSELARRFAERIDGVIVLDSTEPDVIRAGLERLGSRAIINSVNLEDGDGENTRFHKVLSMAAEFGAAVVCTCIDEEGQARTPEWKLRAAQKIRDLAVNRYGLRDEDLLFDPLALTIGAGLEESRGDGAATIEGIRLISQELPNCFTTLGLSNISFGLNPALRHVINSVFLHECVEAGLTSAIAHAGRLLPLNRIDDEDKQLALDLIYDRRRDGYDPLTILLNKFEGVKAGAVEKEDRSGWPVEDRLKARIIEGDRNGLTDDLDEALATTDALDILNDTLLDGMKTVGDLFGRGEMQLPFVLQSAEAMKAAVAHLEPHMPKTEDSTKGRIVLATVKGDVHDIGKNLVDIILTNNGYEVFNLGIKVPLNDMVQKAREVGADAIGMSGLLVKSTLIMRENLEEMNASGLAEMPVILGGAALTRTYVERDLREVYEGRVFYGKDAFEGLHTLDELMTKKRSGELESDTTFGIELGGRNLPRRAAKEAVDPSTLPTRSPSVASDNKVFVPPFVGSRIIKGVAIDDIAAYINETALFRNQWQYRPESGEADDEFKTRIRPELRNRLAEAKALGLLVPQVSYGFFAANAEGNDIVIWKDDDRSAEWLRFSLPRQDHDPYLCIADFVKADEPDYVAFHLVTMGPNVSEYTAKLFADNKYTDYLHVHGLGVEMAEALAELWHRRIREEWGFADEDGPSIAGLFRQQYRGGRYSFGYPACPDLEDNVKINELLDGPSIGVSCGEDTSFQYQPEQTTSALICHHPQAKYFVA, from the coding sequence ATGCCTGACTATCTGGCCGCTGTCCACGATCGCGTCATCGTCTTCGACGGCGCGACCGGCACGAACCTGCACGCGCGCGATCTGACGATCGACGACTACGGCGGGCCGCAGTTCGAAGGTTGCCCCGAAATCCTCAACGTCACCCGGCCCGACGTCATCCGCGACCTGCATGCGTCCTTTCTCGATGTGGGCTGTGACGTGGTCGAGACGAACAGCTTCGGGGCGTTCTCGACCGTGCTCACCGAGTACGGCATCCCCGAGCGGGCCTACGAGTTGTCGCATCTCGCCGCCACCCTGGCGCGCGAAGTCGCCGACAGCTACGACGGCGAGCGCTTCGTTGCCGGTTCCCTCGGCCCGGGCACCAAGATGGCCACGCTCGGCTGGATCAGCTTCGCCGAGTTGCGCGACGCCTACGAGGTCGCCGCCCGCGGCCTCATCGACGGCGGCGCCGACCTCATCATCATCGAGACGTGCCAGGACCTGCTCCAGGTGAAGGCGGCGATGATCGGGGCGCGTCGCGCCATGAAGGCCGTCGGCCGCGCCGTGCCGATCCAGGCGCAGGTGACGATCGAAACGACGGGGCGCATGTTGCTCGGCACCGAGATCGGTGCCGCCCTCGCCGCCATCGGACCGATGCGGCCTGACGTGTTCGGTCTCAACTGCGCGACGGGCCCGAAGGAGATGCACGAGCACCTGCGGCATCTGTCGCACTACTCCCCCTTCCCGATCAGCTGCGTGCCCAACGCCGGGCTCCCCTCGATCGTCGACGGTCAGACGCATTACGACCTCACGCCCGAGCAACTCGCCGACGCCCACGCCCACAACGTCACCGAGCTCGGCATCACCGTCGTCGGCGGGTGCTGCGGCACCACGCCGGCGCACCTCAAGGCGGTCGTCGACCGTGTCCGCGGCCTCACGCCGCCGACGCGCACGCCCATCGTCGAGCCCAGCGTTTCGTCGCTGTTCTCGGCGGTGCCGCTGCGCCAGGAGACGAGCTACCTCGTCATCGGCGAGCGCACCAACGCCAACGGATCGAAGGCGTTCCGCGACGCACTCCTCGCCGAGGACTACGACACGTGCGAATCGATGGCCCGCGATCAGGTCAAGGAAGGCAGCCACGCCATCGACGTGTGCGTCGACTACGTCGGCCGCGACGGCGTGCCCGACATGAGCGAGTTGGCGCGCCGCTTCGCCGAGCGCATCGACGGCGTGATCGTCCTCGACTCGACCGAACCCGACGTCATCCGCGCCGGGCTCGAACGGCTCGGCTCGCGCGCCATCATCAACTCGGTCAATCTCGAAGACGGCGACGGCGAGAACACCCGCTTTCACAAGGTGCTGTCGATGGCCGCCGAGTTCGGCGCCGCGGTCGTATGCACCTGTATCGACGAAGAAGGCCAAGCGCGCACGCCGGAGTGGAAGCTGCGCGCCGCGCAGAAGATCCGCGACCTCGCCGTCAACCGCTACGGCCTGCGCGACGAGGACCTGCTCTTCGATCCCCTCGCCCTCACCATCGGTGCCGGTCTCGAAGAGTCCCGCGGCGACGGCGCGGCGACGATCGAGGGCATTCGCCTCATATCCCAGGAGCTGCCGAACTGCTTCACGACCCTCGGGTTGTCGAACATCTCCTTCGGGCTCAACCCGGCGCTGCGCCACGTCATCAACTCCGTCTTCCTGCACGAGTGCGTCGAGGCGGGGCTGACGAGCGCCATCGCCCACGCCGGCCGCCTGCTGCCGCTCAACCGCATCGACGACGAGGACAAGCAGCTCGCCCTCGACCTCATCTACGACCGCCGCCGCGACGGCTACGACCCGCTCACGATCCTGCTCAACAAGTTCGAGGGCGTGAAGGCGGGCGCGGTCGAGAAGGAGGACCGCAGCGGCTGGCCCGTCGAGGACCGCCTGAAGGCGCGCATCATCGAAGGCGACCGCAACGGTCTGACCGACGACCTCGACGAGGCACTGGCGACCACCGACGCCCTCGACATCCTCAACGACACGCTGCTCGACGGGATGAAGACCGTCGGCGATCTGTTCGGCCGCGGCGAGATGCAGTTGCCCTTCGTGCTGCAATCCGCCGAGGCGATGAAGGCGGCCGTCGCCCACCTCGAACCGCACATGCCCAAGACCGAGGACTCCACCAAGGGCCGCATCGTGCTCGCCACGGTCAAGGGCGACGTGCACGACATCGGCAAGAACCTCGTCGACATCATCCTCACCAACAACGGCTACGAGGTGTTCAACCTCGGCATCAAGGTGCCGCTCAACGACATGGTCCAGAAGGCGCGCGAGGTCGGCGCCGACGCCATCGGCATGAGCGGCCTGCTGGTGAAGTCGACGCTGATCATGCGCGAGAACCTCGAAGAGATGAACGCCTCCGGTCTGGCGGAGATGCCCGTCATCCTCGGCGGCGCCGCGCTCACCCGCACCTACGTCGAGCGCGACCTGCGCGAGGTGTACGAGGGCCGTGTGTTCTACGGCAAGGACGCCTTCGAGGGCCTGCACACGCTCGACGAGTTGATGACGAAGAAGCGCAGCGGCGAACTCGAGTCCGACACGACCTTCGGGATCGAGTTAGGCGGGAGGAATCTGCCGCGCCGCGCCGCCAAAGAAGCTGTCGACCCCTCGACGCTGCCGACGCGTTCGCCGTCGGTGGCGAGCGACAACAAGGTGTTCGTGCCGCCCTTCGTCGGATCGCGCATCATCAAGGGCGTCGCCATCGACGACATCGCCGCCTACATCAACGAGACGGCGCTGTTCCGCAACCAGTGGCAGTACCGCCCAGAGAGCGGGGAGGCGGACGACGAGTTCAAGACGCGTATCCGTCCGGAGTTGCGCAACCGTCTCGCCGAGGCGAAGGCGCTCGGCCTGCTCGTGCCGCAGGTGTCCTACGGGTTCTTCGCTGCCAACGCCGAGGGCAACGACATCGTCATCTGGAAAGACGACGACCGCTCCGCCGAGTGGCTACGCTTCAGCCTGCCGCGCCAGGACCACGACCCGTATCTGTGCATCGCCGACTTCGTGAAGGCCGACGAACCCGACTACGTGGCGTTCCATCTCGTGACGATGGGGCCGAACGTCAGCGAGTACACGGCGAAATTGTTCGCCGACAACAAGTACACCGACTATCTCCACGTGCACGGCCTCGGCGTCGAGATGGCCGAAGCCCTGGCCGAGCTGTGGCACCGCCGCATCCGCGAAGAGTGGGGATTTGCCGACGAGGACGGCCCGTCGATCGCCGGCCTGTTCCGCCAGCAATACCGCGGCGGCCGCTACTCCTTCGGCTATCCGGCGTGTCCCGATCTCGAGGACAACGTCAAGATCAACGAGCTGCTCGACGGGCCGTCCATCGGCGTCTCATGCGGTGAGGACACGTCGTTCCAGTACCAACCGGAGCAGACGACCTCCGCGTTGATCTGCCACCACCCGCAGGCCAAGTACTTCGTCGCGTGA
- a CDS encoding Xaa-Pro peptidase family protein produces MTTPFQARLGRARARMTELGVDALLLSVGADLPWLCGYDAMPLERLTMLVVPAKEEPTLLVPRLEAPRVEDRPDLFRMLPWDETDDPIKLVAGLVGSRITLAIGNHTWSQFLLALQDELPARRWHPASLITAPLRAAKDPDELDCLARASAAADRVANAIHAGEIKFIGRTEAEVAGDIGRRLIAEGHDKVAFVIVASGPNSASPHHEPGDRVIGPGEAVVCDFGGVLDGYCSDITRTVVTGEPSPELEEIYAVITEAHAAGITAALVGTPCGDVDGAARDVIADAGFGEFFPHRTGHGIGRDVHEEPYMVEGNKTLLAPGNAFSVEPGIYLPGRFGARLEDIVVATEDGPRALNTANHDLVVVA; encoded by the coding sequence ATGACGACGCCGTTCCAGGCTCGGCTCGGCCGGGCCCGGGCGCGCATGACCGAGCTGGGTGTCGACGCGCTGTTGCTGTCGGTGGGCGCCGACCTGCCGTGGCTGTGCGGCTACGACGCCATGCCACTCGAACGCCTCACCATGCTCGTGGTGCCGGCGAAGGAAGAGCCGACGTTGTTGGTGCCCCGGCTCGAAGCGCCCCGCGTCGAGGATCGTCCCGACCTGTTCCGGATGCTGCCGTGGGACGAGACGGACGATCCGATCAAGCTCGTGGCGGGTCTCGTCGGCAGCCGCATCACTCTCGCCATCGGGAATCACACGTGGTCGCAGTTCCTGCTCGCCTTGCAGGACGAGTTGCCGGCGCGCCGCTGGCACCCCGCGTCGCTCATCACCGCGCCGCTGCGGGCCGCAAAGGACCCGGACGAACTCGACTGCCTGGCGCGCGCGTCCGCGGCCGCCGACCGTGTCGCCAACGCCATCCACGCCGGCGAGATCAAATTCATCGGACGCACCGAGGCCGAGGTTGCCGGTGACATCGGCCGCCGGCTGATCGCCGAGGGCCACGACAAGGTGGCGTTCGTCATCGTGGCGTCGGGACCGAATTCGGCCTCGCCGCACCACGAGCCGGGTGACCGCGTCATCGGTCCCGGCGAAGCGGTGGTGTGCGACTTCGGCGGTGTGCTCGACGGCTACTGCTCCGACATCACGCGCACGGTCGTGACCGGTGAGCCGTCGCCCGAACTCGAAGAGATCTACGCCGTCATCACCGAAGCCCACGCTGCCGGTATCACCGCCGCGCTGGTGGGCACGCCCTGCGGCGACGTCGACGGCGCGGCGCGTGACGTGATCGCCGACGCCGGCTTCGGCGAGTTCTTCCCGCACCGCACCGGCCACGGCATCGGCCGCGACGTGCACGAGGAGCCCTACATGGTCGAGGGCAACAAGACGCTGTTGGCGCCCGGCAACGCGTTCTCCGTCGAGCCCGGCATTTATCTGCCCGGCCGGTTCGGGGCGCGTCTCGAAGACATCGTCGTGGCGACCGAGGACGGGCCGCGCGCGCTGAACACGGCGAACCACGACCTCGTCGTCGTCGCGTGA
- a CDS encoding dihydrolipoamide acetyltransferase family protein — protein sequence MAEITMPQLGETVTEGTITRWAKQVGDSVKEDEILFEVSTDKVDSEVPSPVSGVITEIKVAEGETVPVGAVLAVVGDGAAGVAPAPAAPAPATPTPAPAEEPATVAAPVSEAPAPAPQSPPAPPAPTPPPAAPPAAVPAPAASSDGAAGVLSPVVRKLLAENNLDPSTITGTGAGGRITRNDVLAALDNRAASAPAAPPASAAPAAAPAPAASAPAPAPAPQPAVRAGERDTVIPFSNIRRRTAEHMIRSLQTSAHTLVATEVDYENVEIVRAAQKEAFRAQEGVGLTYIPFICRAVVDALREFPIVNSSVGNDELIQHNYINLGIAVDLNYEGLIVPVIHDADGKRLRALARETADLANRARNKKLGADDIAGGTFTITNAGGYGTLITRAIINQPQVAILSTDGVKPQPVAVPLEGGGYGIAVHHVGNLCLSWDHRAFDGAYASAFLAKIREILETRDWATELA from the coding sequence ATGGCTGAGATCACGATGCCCCAACTCGGTGAGACCGTCACCGAGGGCACCATCACCCGCTGGGCGAAGCAGGTCGGCGACAGCGTCAAGGAGGACGAGATCCTCTTCGAGGTGTCGACCGACAAGGTCGACTCCGAGGTGCCGTCGCCGGTGAGCGGTGTCATCACCGAGATCAAGGTTGCCGAAGGCGAGACCGTGCCGGTGGGCGCGGTGCTCGCCGTCGTGGGCGACGGTGCCGCCGGCGTCGCGCCTGCGCCCGCCGCGCCCGCGCCGGCGACGCCTACACCCGCACCCGCCGAGGAACCGGCGACGGTGGCCGCGCCCGTGTCGGAGGCGCCGGCCCCTGCGCCGCAGTCCCCGCCGGCGCCACCAGCGCCGACGCCCCCGCCGGCTGCGCCGCCGGCAGCCGTACCCGCTCCGGCGGCGTCGTCCGACGGGGCCGCCGGTGTGCTGTCGCCGGTGGTGCGCAAGCTGCTCGCCGAGAACAACCTCGACCCGTCGACCATCACCGGGACCGGCGCCGGCGGTCGCATCACGCGCAACGACGTTCTCGCCGCCCTCGACAACCGCGCCGCCAGCGCGCCCGCCGCGCCCCCGGCTTCGGCTGCACCCGCAGCGGCTCCAGCGCCGGCGGCGTCTGCACCCGCGCCCGCCCCGGCGCCGCAGCCGGCGGTGCGCGCCGGCGAGCGCGACACGGTCATCCCGTTCTCCAACATCCGCCGGCGCACCGCCGAGCACATGATCCGTTCGTTGCAGACCTCGGCCCACACGCTCGTGGCCACCGAGGTCGACTACGAGAACGTAGAGATCGTGCGCGCTGCCCAGAAGGAAGCGTTCCGCGCGCAGGAGGGCGTCGGCCTCACCTACATCCCGTTCATCTGCCGTGCGGTCGTCGACGCGCTGCGTGAGTTCCCGATCGTCAACTCGTCGGTCGGCAACGACGAGCTGATTCAGCACAACTACATCAACCTCGGCATTGCGGTCGACCTCAACTACGAGGGCCTGATCGTCCCCGTCATCCACGATGCGGACGGCAAGCGGTTGCGCGCTCTCGCCCGGGAGACGGCCGACCTCGCCAACCGCGCCCGCAACAAGAAGCTCGGCGCCGACGACATCGCCGGCGGCACCTTCACCATCACCAACGCCGGCGGCTACGGCACCCTCATCACACGCGCCATCATCAACCAGCCGCAGGTCGCGATCTTGTCGACCGACGGCGTCAAACCCCAGCCCGTCGCCGTGCCCCTCGAGGGTGGCGGCTACGGCATTGCCGTGCATCACGTCGGCAACCTGTGCCTGTCGTGGGATCACCGCGCCTTCGACGGCGCCTACGCCTCGGCGTTCCTCGCCAAGATCCGCGAGATCCTGGAAACCAGGGACTGGGCAACGGAGCTGGCGTAG